A portion of the Anoxybacillus gonensis genome contains these proteins:
- a CDS encoding glycogen/starch/alpha-glucan phosphorylase: MFTNKEEFKQTFLKRLEMMYGKRFWESTVLDQYNTLGHMIREYISKHWIQTNERYRAEHKKQVYYLSIEFLLGRLLGSNLMNLGIRDVVEEGLKELGIELTHIEEVEMDAGLGNGGLGRLAACFLDSLASLDLPGHGQGIRYKHGLFDQKIVNGYQVELPEQWLRHGNVWEVKKEDLAVEVNFWGKVECYEQDGRLTFRHYDAEKVMAVPYDMPVIGYDTTTVNTLRLWSAEPAKFPLHKHVMQYKRETEAISEFLYPDDTHDEGKILRLKQQYFLVAASIGSIVRDYRQRYGHLQHFHRHVAIHVNDTHPVLAIPELMRILLDEEGMGWDEAWHITTNTISYTNHTTLSEALEKWPIYIFQPLLPRIYMIVQEINERFCRDLWNRYPGDWKRIEEMAIIAHGLVKMAHLAIVGSYSVNGVAKIHSEILKHREMKLFYEYFPEKFNNKTNGITHRRWLLKANPQLSSLITEAIGTDWIKQPEQLIQLKKYATDRSFQDELAKVKHYHKQQLATYIYEKTGVAVDDSSIFDVQVKRLHAYKRQLLNVLHIMHLYNRLKEDEHFDMHPRTFIFGAKASPGYHYAKRIIKLINSVAQKVNSDEQINGRLKVIFLENYRVSLAEKIFPAADVSEQISTASKEASGTGNMKFMMNGAVTIGTLDGANIEILERVGHENMFIFGLKAEEVLHYYANGGYHSYEYYHHDQRIHQVVNQLVNGFFPDAYDHFEPIYDSLLAHNDQYFVLRDFASYADAQQRVGATYEDRRKWLEMSVVNIACSGYFSSDRTIEEYAHDIWHIR; encoded by the coding sequence ATGTTCACGAATAAGGAAGAGTTTAAACAAACGTTTTTGAAACGACTAGAAATGATGTACGGAAAACGTTTTTGGGAATCGACGGTTCTCGATCAGTACAATACGCTAGGACATATGATTCGTGAGTATATTAGTAAACATTGGATTCAGACAAATGAACGATATCGTGCTGAACATAAGAAGCAAGTATATTATTTGTCAATTGAATTTTTATTAGGACGTTTACTAGGAAGCAATTTAATGAATCTTGGTATACGTGATGTCGTGGAAGAAGGATTAAAAGAACTAGGCATTGAGCTAACTCATATTGAAGAAGTTGAAATGGATGCTGGTCTAGGAAACGGGGGGCTCGGGCGTCTTGCTGCTTGTTTTTTAGACTCTCTTGCTTCCCTTGATTTGCCTGGGCATGGGCAGGGCATCCGTTATAAACATGGTTTGTTTGATCAAAAAATAGTGAACGGTTATCAAGTGGAACTCCCAGAACAATGGTTGCGTCACGGGAATGTATGGGAAGTGAAAAAAGAAGATTTAGCGGTAGAAGTCAATTTTTGGGGAAAAGTGGAATGCTACGAACAAGATGGTCGATTAACGTTCCGACATTATGATGCCGAAAAGGTAATGGCTGTTCCTTATGATATGCCTGTCATTGGATATGATACGACGACTGTAAATACGTTGCGATTATGGAGTGCCGAGCCTGCAAAATTTCCGCTTCATAAACATGTCATGCAGTATAAGCGAGAAACGGAAGCGATTTCTGAATTTTTATACCCAGACGACACACATGACGAAGGAAAAATTTTAAGATTGAAACAGCAATATTTTCTTGTTGCAGCAAGCATCGGGAGCATCGTACGCGATTATCGGCAACGGTACGGGCATTTGCAACATTTTCACCGCCACGTGGCCATTCACGTGAATGATACCCACCCTGTGTTAGCCATTCCAGAACTTATGCGTATTTTGTTAGATGAGGAAGGAATGGGATGGGACGAAGCGTGGCATATTACGACAAACACAATTTCTTATACAAACCATACAACGTTGTCGGAAGCGTTGGAAAAATGGCCAATTTACATTTTTCAACCGCTATTGCCACGAATTTATATGATTGTGCAAGAAATTAATGAACGTTTTTGTCGCGATTTATGGAATCGATATCCTGGTGACTGGAAAAGGATCGAGGAGATGGCCATTATTGCTCACGGGCTTGTTAAAATGGCTCATTTAGCGATTGTAGGAAGCTATAGTGTGAATGGTGTAGCAAAAATACATTCTGAAATTTTAAAGCATCGTGAAATGAAGCTGTTTTATGAATACTTTCCTGAAAAGTTTAATAATAAAACGAATGGCATTACACATCGTCGTTGGTTGTTGAAAGCCAATCCACAGCTTTCTTCTCTTATTACGGAGGCGATCGGAACGGATTGGATAAAACAACCGGAACAGCTGATACAACTAAAAAAGTATGCAACGGATCGTTCATTTCAAGATGAATTAGCGAAAGTAAAGCATTACCATAAACAGCAGTTGGCGACATATATTTATGAAAAAACAGGTGTTGCGGTGGACGATTCATCTATTTTTGATGTACAAGTAAAAAGGTTACATGCGTATAAAAGACAGTTGTTAAATGTGCTGCACATTATGCATTTATATAACCGATTAAAAGAAGATGAGCATTTCGACATGCATCCACGCACGTTTATTTTTGGTGCAAAGGCATCACCGGGATATCATTATGCGAAACGAATCATTAAGCTAATTAATTCGGTTGCACAAAAAGTGAATAGCGATGAGCAAATTAATGGACGATTAAAAGTCATTTTCCTAGAAAATTACCGTGTTTCGTTGGCGGAAAAAATTTTCCCAGCTGCTGATGTAAGTGAACAAATTTCGACTGCTAGTAAAGAGGCATCTGGAACTGGGAATATGAAATTTATGATGAACGGAGCTGTGACGATCGGAACGCTAGATGGAGCAAATATTGAAATTTTAGAGCGGGTTGGTCATGAAAATATGTTTATTTTTGGGCTAAAGGCAGAAGAAGTGTTGCACTATTACGCGAATGGCGGATACCATTCGTACGAATATTATCATCACGATCAACGCATTCATCAAGTTGTTAATCAACTAGTCAATGGCTTTTTTCCTGATGCGTACGATCATTTTGAACCGATTTATGATTCATTGCTCGCTCATAATGATCAATACTTTGTTTTACGCGATTTTGCATCGTATGCTGATGCGCAACAACGAGTTGGCGCAACGTATGAAGATCGAAGAAAATGGTTGGAAATGAGCGTTGTGAACATTGCCTGTTCAGGATATTTTTCAAGCGACCGAACGATTGAAGAGTACGCTCATGATATTTGGCATATTCGTTAA